Part of the Lolium rigidum isolate FL_2022 chromosome 6, APGP_CSIRO_Lrig_0.1, whole genome shotgun sequence genome, CCATCATCCCCATCACCTCCGGGTCAAGAATAATGCCGCTGCTCCTCAAGATGTCTGTCCGGATGCCCCCTGGCGCGATGCAGTTGACGCGGATGCCGTCACGCGCCCACTCCACGGCGAGGCTCCGGCTGAGCTGGTTCATGGCGCCCTTGGTCGCCGAGTACACCGAAAGCTGCGGGTAGACAATAAATCCCGCGAGGGAGGAGACATTGACCACCACTCcaccgccggcgaggaggaggagcgggtgtGCGAGCTGGGACATGTGGAAGCACGACTCCAGGTTGGTGGCCATGATGCGGGCGTAGTCCTCCGCCGTGCTCTCTGTCGCTGGCCTGAAGAAGGTCTGCCCGGCGTTATTGACGAGGATGTCCAACTTGCCCCCCAGCTCGGCTCGGGCCGTGGCCATGAGCGCCTCCCTGTCGCCGCGTAAGGAGACGTCGCAGGTGGAAGCCGTGACGCGCGCGCGCAGCCGGCccgcgtcggtgtcggcgtcCCACCCACGCAGCCGCTCCCGCACGTCGGCGTCGCTCCGAGCGCAGGTGTGCACACGGACGCCGaagccggcgagctcctccacgATCGCCCGCCCGATGCCTTTGGTTCCTCCGGTGACAAGCGCCGTCTTGCCGGCCAAGCTCCACCGCTCCTCCCTGCTCATGTTGCGTGCTGCGGAAATCTACCTCTGATTGATCGATGGGTGTGTCGTATACTCGTATCGCGATCTCACTAGTGATTATCTTGTTGGTTGGCTTTTGCTGGCTAGCTACTAATTATATACACATTGCGGATGCCGCTTGTCATTGCTTGTACATATGCTTCCTCGGcaaatttttggtatttttgcacGATGAGCACGAAGCATTCGGCGGTGTCCGGCTACGcaggccgtggccggctggtccgctcCAGTAACTATTCACTTTTGATTTCTTCCAAGAGATGGTGATCCCACACAaagccgtttccaaccatatgtcAATCAGATACAATCAGTAGCTCAAGCGCTCACAAATTATATAATGAACATATTTAAATTGCCTGCTGGTTTTCATGAGGATTATATAAAAACCATCAGAAAGTTTTgatgaggagaagaagaagatcagaGGAATGTACACTGTACTTCCTGGGACAATCTCACTCTACCAAAAGTTTAGGGTAGCGTGGGATTCAAAGACGCACAACTTTTCAACCAGGCACTGTTGGCAAGACAAGCCTGGAGAATCCTCCAAAGTCCAGATTTTTTcgataatgggcgctttattactcaaataaTATtatacccggcctctgcataactaggatgcacacagccgtataGATCCATTTATTACACACCGAACAAAAGTAAAAGTCTAGGCAACACCGAAGCAAATGACTAAAACCAGAACTATGTGGTAGGCGGGCCAATCCGCagatcacgctgccacccatgttgggaaaaaatatccctcgccgtatccttcaaccgtgtagacacctccgtaaagaggtctcgatgAACCACACGTTGTAGACGCGACCACAAACGGAGCATAGCTGTGCAGAtgacctgcaaaagagaacagcatttattattaaaaaccttgtcatttctacacagccatagtgaccaaataacaataatcgctcccaccctaataagtgGTTTAAACCTAGGATCCACACCATTAAGCCAGTTGCCGAAAATATTCGGAACACTACGTGGCGGGTATAAAGTAGAACCTATTTGGATGGTTGACCATATAGAACGAGCAAATGAACACTGGAAGAAAAGATGTTTAATAGTCTCTTCATGATGATAAAAGACACACTTTTTGCTTCCGTGCCAGTTGCGTCTTGCAATGTTATCTTTGGTAAGAACCgaccctcgacgaagataccatgcaaacacCTTAGTTTTTCAAAGCAAGATATTTTTCAAATGGAAGATTTCTAGATAGAGTGTTCTCAGCTGAAGCTTCACCAACATGGAGGGGTATTGAACACGGTTTGGAATTTCTACAAAGGGGATTATCTGGAGAGTAGGAAATGGCTCAAAAATTGATATCCAAATATACAACTCGATTCGTAGAAGGACACCTAAGACTATCACTAATGTGAAAACACGTACAAGATGCAGGAAAGTTAAGGACTTGTTCATCCAAGAATGTAGGCAGTGGAATGAGGGCAAGATCAAGGAGATATATTATGGAAAATGATTGTCCTCCCCCGGGGGATCGGCGCGGCGCAACCTCCGGGTGCGTGGCCGTTAGATGGGACGGATCGCACGGACGCGAACTCCCAGCGACAGCTTCACGTGCGTGGACCCCACCCACGTTTTCATCGTCCCCAACCTTATGGAAAAATTAGATCCATACCATTAAAAGATCACATCTTTAGAAAAATACCACTGAAAAATTGTGCTTTAGAAAAATACCATTGAAAGGCAGCTCCGTTACAGATTTCTACCACTCCCCAAATCGTCGGGGTTGCTTCCAATGGTGTTATGTGTTGCTACGTGCGGGATTGTGTTTTCGGGATTTTGCGGCCATATGTTTCGTGGATTTGCAACATAGGAATTATTATTTTTGCTATGTTGCTACAATTGCAAAATATTTTTGCTACTAGCAGCTTTGTGGCGTTGCTGTCCTGGACGgacggagttgctgcaacctcggacggcgttgctgccggctgtgggcgatgtctccgttgatgtcttagaggatttgcagcatatgaataaaaaaattgctacaatttatttgcggttttgctacatctgcgtaatatgtttgctacgtggtctccggcgaggtctccggcgagcccagcctttttattttcttttctgaacgaaccgtttttttgcttcagtcatttgctgccggggtGATGTTTTGCTGCCGGgagatgtttttttgctacatgcaaatctaaccgtcaaaatggttgatccgacggctggggacccgggggctggggaatcagatcccccgggggacacCCAGCAGTTTCCATATATTATTCCCATGACGCCgatgaaatcatcaaactggaaccAATGATACATGGTGAAGATATACCTACCTAGTACTGACACTACGAGAGCACATGTATTATTTCTGTTAAGAGTTCTTAGGGCATTTCCAgaggtccgacgcattttggacactatttgtatccgtttgcgtcggacGCGGTCACGAAAATTAGTCAAATGTTCGTATGCGTCTGTCCCTTCCCCAGCGACAAAGACGCATTTTTTAACCGCAAGGGCCCTGACATGCATTAGTTAGGAAGGAGAGAGAAAAAAGATATCTTTTGCGTGGTCACCATTGGCTAGCACATGAGTCTACCATGTATTAAAGGAGTAGAGAGAGGGACCAGCCAGACCAAAACGGACGTGCGGACCCATCCCCATAGATGCATTGCTGCCGCATATTTGACCCGtgcttgcgtctctgcggacagcACGGTCACTATgtgtcgggccgctggagatTTTTTTCTGTCTGTGTAGACGCAAACGAACAAAAAACGTCTGTTTGCGTCGCACCGTTTGAGATACCCTCATAAAACTGTTTTTAAAATTCAGAGGTCGTCACAATTTAACAGCGGCAATAGTGGTACGGAAGATGACTCAAGAAATATCTGGAAATTGATCTGGAGATgcaaggtgatacgtctcaaacgtatctataattttttatgttccatgctagttttatgacaatactcacatgttttacatacactttatatcattttgatgcattttccggcactaatctattaacaagatgccaaagcgctagttcctgttttctgctgtttttggtttcagaaatcctacacaggaaatattctcggaattggacgaaacaaaagcccacggtcttattttccacggagccttccagaagtccgaaagaggagacgaagaggggcgacgaggcggccacaccacaggggggcgcggccccacccctggccgcgccgccttatggggtgggcccctcgagcgtcccccgactcagccccttcgcctatataatctctccgtcgcgaaaaccctagtaccgagagccacgatacgggaaaagttACTGACAcgttgccgccgccaatcccatctcgggggattctgaagatcacctccggcaccctgccggagtggggaatcatcaccggagggctctacatcaccatgcccgcctcccgactgatgcgtgagtagtttatccttggactatgggtccatagcagtagctagatggttttcttctcctcttgtgctatcatgtttagatcttgtgagctgcctatcatgatcaagatcatctatttgtaatgctacatgttgtgtttgttgggatccgatgaatatggaatactatgtcaagttgattatcgatctatcatatatgtgttgtttatgatcttgcatgctctccgtcgttagtagaggctctggccaagttgatacttgtgacttcaagagggagtatttatgctcgatagtgggttcatgtctctattgaatctgggggagtgacagcaacccctaaggttgtggatgtgtgatgacccacaagtatagggggtgtatcgcagtatcttcgataagtaagaatgtcgatcccaacgaggagcataaggtgttgacaagcagtttcgatgaaggattcactgtaaatgctcacagacaagtattcagggggttttgatgtaacagatgaataaagtacgagtaaataaagtgcgagagtaacaattgcagcaagtggcccaatcctttttagcacaaaggacaagccggtttgtttacttataatgaccaaacgttctcgaggacacacgggattttagtctagtgctttcgctacatacggctaattaatcttcattgttttgataagtgttgtgtgggtgaacctatgctaatgtaccgccctttctaggactaatacatacttgtgattataccccttgcaagcatccgcaactacaagaaagtaattaagataaatctaaccacagccttaaactctgagatcctgcgatccctcctgcatcgatataccaacggggctcaggtttcgtcactccggcaaccccgcaattggcaaacgagtataagatgcattcccctaggcccataaaggtgaagtgtcgtgtagtcgacgttcacacgacaccactagaagaataacaccacaacttaaatatcataacattgaatattactcaaccatacttcactactaacatttagacttcacccatgtcctcaagaactaaacgaactactcacgagacatcatatggaacatgatcagaggtgatatgataatgaataacaatctgaacataaaccttggttcaacggtttcactcaatagcatcaataacaagtagaaatcaacaccgggagagtttcccctatcaaacaatcaagatcaaacccaaattgctacagcggtgacgaggtgcagcggtggagacggcggtgatgatgatgaagatgatggtgatggtgatggagatgatgtccagctcgatggcggtgacgatggcgtcgatttccccctccgggagggaatttccccgcggattcctgcccgccggagagctcttttctctctggtgttctccgccccgcagaggcggctgtgactcttcgcgacgtacccctctggcttaggttttcgggacgaaggagtacgcgaagaaaaggaggcgagagggggctgtgggccccctcctcacaggcggcgcggccagggcagggcccgcgccggcctgtgaggggggcccatggcggccctcctcagctcccccttctggctcccttcgttatctggaaaaataggaattttcatgtaattcccgtcaattgttgatcttccgaaatattgcattctgacggtgctttttccagcagaatcctggctccggtgcgctgtcctccaataatcatgaaacatggaaaatagatgaaataacataagtattatatccaaatatgaaatatatcaatgaataacagcaaattatgatataaaatagtgatgcaaattggacgtatcaactcccccccagcttagacctcgcttgtccccaagcgaaactgaactcggtaaacaggaccacatgtttatggagtgaagagtcgataaatcaaatgcggacaagaagcatcatattcattcacacaagacattctagtaaacaacttcctcatataactcatcttgaaacaagtataaggt contains:
- the LOC124659866 gene encoding noroxomaritidine/norcraugsodine reductase-like; this encodes MTSGIRNISAARNMSREERWSLAGKTALVTGGTKGIGRAIVEELAGFGVRVHTCARSDADVRERLRGWDADTDAGRLRARVTASTCDVSLRGDREALMATARAELGGKLDILVNNAGQTFFRPATESTAEDYARIMATNLESCFHMSQLAHPLLLLAGGGVVVNVSSLAGFIVYPQLSVYSATKGAMNQLSRSLAVEWARDGIRVNCIAPGGIRTDILRSSGIILDPEVMGMMVEAENARVPLGRMGDPEEVASLVSFLCMPAASYITGQVISVDGGRTIAA